In Saccharothrix syringae, the following are encoded in one genomic region:
- a CDS encoding ABC transporter ATP-binding protein, with amino-acid sequence MAYLRALREQRRGIAVLLGWSVLEGVPALLSGRLVGLAVDRGFAAGRPWVGVGWLLAFACVAVLGGFGLRQVFMRLGAVVEPLRDALVREVVRGVLRGGSHTRQPDASAVARITRHVEVVRDATAGVLVQARALLVTTTAALVGLATTVSSLAWLVVLPVVAALALFGLLLPSLARGQRRLVLADEEAAAAAGSVLLGMRDVVAVGGTAHAQDDVVARVDRQASAAVRVAWATALRGVVITLGGFAPLALLLVAAPAMVRSGELSAGEVLGAVVYLSTSVQPALRRLADTTSTVVLRLVVALRRLAEAAPPVDRPAGDAVPAGHEVELRGVTFGWGAGAEPVVRSLDLVLPEGSHLAVVGPSGIGKSTLAGLVTGLVAPQEGEVLFGGVPVRSVAPALRHRRIALVPQETYLFTGTVRENLALLAPDASDARLLSAAEAVGASAVLARLGGLAGTIGHAGGGLSAGEAQLLAAARVHASDADVVILDEATSSLDPAAEVVVEQAFAARGGTLVVIAHRLSSALRADRVLVMDGGAPLLGRHEELMGSSAAYRDLMAAWQPAPIVH; translated from the coding sequence ATGGCCTACCTGCGGGCGTTGCGGGAGCAGCGGCGCGGCATCGCGGTGCTGCTCGGCTGGTCGGTGCTGGAGGGCGTGCCGGCGCTGCTGTCCGGCCGGCTGGTTGGCCTGGCGGTGGACCGCGGCTTCGCGGCCGGCAGGCCCTGGGTCGGCGTGGGCTGGCTGCTGGCGTTCGCCTGCGTCGCGGTGCTCGGCGGGTTCGGGCTGCGGCAGGTGTTCATGCGGCTGGGCGCGGTGGTGGAGCCGCTGCGGGACGCGCTGGTGCGCGAGGTGGTGCGCGGCGTGCTGCGCGGCGGCTCGCACACCCGGCAGCCCGACGCGAGCGCGGTCGCCCGGATCACCCGGCACGTCGAGGTGGTGCGCGACGCGACCGCGGGCGTGCTGGTGCAGGCCCGCGCGCTGCTGGTGACCACGACCGCCGCGCTGGTCGGCCTGGCCACGACGGTGTCGTCGCTGGCCTGGCTGGTGGTGCTGCCGGTGGTGGCGGCGCTGGCGCTGTTCGGGCTGCTGCTGCCGTCGCTGGCGCGCGGCCAGCGGCGGCTGGTGCTGGCCGACGAGGAGGCCGCGGCCGCGGCCGGGTCGGTGCTGCTGGGCATGCGGGACGTGGTGGCCGTCGGCGGCACCGCGCACGCGCAGGACGACGTGGTGGCGCGGGTGGACCGGCAGGCGTCGGCGGCGGTGCGGGTGGCGTGGGCGACCGCGCTGCGCGGGGTGGTGATCACGCTCGGCGGGTTCGCGCCGCTGGCCCTGCTGCTGGTCGCGGCGCCCGCGATGGTGCGCTCCGGCGAGCTGAGCGCGGGCGAGGTGCTGGGCGCGGTGGTGTACCTGAGCACGAGCGTGCAGCCCGCGCTGCGGCGGCTGGCCGACACCACCAGCACGGTGGTGCTGCGGCTGGTCGTGGCGCTGCGCCGGTTGGCCGAGGCCGCGCCGCCGGTCGACCGGCCCGCGGGCGACGCGGTGCCCGCCGGGCACGAGGTGGAGCTGCGCGGGGTGACCTTCGGGTGGGGCGCGGGCGCCGAGCCCGTGGTGCGGTCGCTGGACCTGGTGCTACCCGAGGGGTCGCACCTGGCCGTGGTCGGGCCCAGCGGCATCGGCAAGTCGACGCTGGCCGGGCTGGTCACCGGGCTGGTGGCGCCGCAGGAGGGCGAGGTGCTGTTCGGCGGGGTGCCGGTGCGGTCGGTGGCGCCCGCGCTGCGGCACCGGCGGATCGCGCTGGTGCCGCAGGAGACGTACCTGTTCACCGGCACCGTGCGGGAGAACCTGGCGCTGCTCGCGCCGGACGCGTCGGACGCCCGGCTGCTGTCGGCCGCGGAGGCGGTGGGCGCGTCGGCGGTGCTGGCGCGGCTGGGCGGGCTGGCGGGCACGATCGGGCACGCCGGCGGTGGGCTGTCGGCCGGTGAGGCGCAGCTGCTGGCCGCGGCGCGGGTGCACGCGTCCGATGCCGACGTGGTGATCCTGGACGAGGCGACGTCGTCGCTGGACCCGGCGGCGGAGGTCGTGGTGGAGCAGGCGTTCGCGGCGCGCGGCGGCACGCTGGTGGTGATCGCGCACCGGCTGTCCTCGGCGCTGCGGGCGGACCGGGTGCTGGTGATGGACGGCGGTGCGCCGCTGCTGGGGCGGCACGAGGAGCTGATGGGGTCGTCGGCGGCCTACCGGGACCTGATGGCGGCCTGGCAGCCCGCACCGATCGTCCACTGA
- a CDS encoding ABC transporter ATP-binding protein — protein MLLSSVVRRDPRWLLLAVNALLATTAGLLLPTALARAVDAVLAGRPAGGAVLFLVGLAGVELVGDAIGVVLAASITARGTAWLRRRLSAHLLALGHPARFEAGDAVSRLTGDSAIAGAIAVPAVNLGISVLTAAGAVTALALLDWRLAVVFALSVPLAALLVRSHLRLTASDVAIYQEVSGELSARLVDAVGGLRTIAASGRADQEAERVLRPLPRLAGAGAGMWRTQARMIWRAGLLLPAVELAVLTAAGFGVVAGRLSVGDVLAALGYVALGMTVVGQAGLLTALQRARASAARLEEVFDAPVPEPSPPGSATPGEVRLTGVCVPDALHDVDLTVPAGAFVAVVGRSGAGKSALAAVIGGLARPASGEVRRGGSVGYAFERPALVGTTVRDAVRYGTPLGDEEVRAACRAAQVHDVVVRLPQGYDTPMSAAPMSGGEAQRLGLARAFVRDPAVLVLDDATASLDTVTESAVERAVESALPGRTRVVVTHRAATARRADTVVWLDGGRVRAVAPHERLWDDEEYRAVFG, from the coding sequence ATGTTGCTCTCCTCGGTCGTGCGCCGGGACCCGCGGTGGCTCCTGCTGGCGGTCAACGCGCTGCTGGCCACCACGGCCGGGCTGCTGCTGCCGACGGCGCTGGCCAGGGCGGTGGACGCGGTGCTGGCGGGCCGGCCCGCGGGCGGGGCCGTGCTGTTCCTGGTCGGGCTGGCGGGCGTGGAGCTGGTCGGCGACGCGATCGGCGTGGTGCTGGCCGCCTCGATCACCGCGCGCGGCACGGCGTGGCTGCGCCGCAGGCTGAGCGCGCACCTGCTGGCGCTGGGGCACCCGGCCCGGTTCGAGGCCGGTGACGCGGTCAGCAGGCTGACCGGCGACAGCGCGATCGCGGGCGCGATCGCGGTGCCGGCGGTGAACCTGGGCATCTCGGTGCTGACCGCGGCGGGCGCGGTCACGGCGCTGGCGCTGCTGGACTGGCGGCTCGCCGTGGTGTTCGCGCTCAGCGTGCCGCTGGCGGCCCTGCTGGTGCGCTCCCACCTGCGGCTGACAGCCTCCGACGTGGCGATCTACCAGGAGGTGTCCGGCGAGCTGTCCGCGCGGCTGGTGGACGCCGTGGGCGGGCTGCGCACGATCGCCGCCTCCGGTCGCGCCGACCAGGAGGCCGAGCGGGTGCTGCGGCCGCTGCCCCGGCTGGCGGGCGCGGGCGCGGGGATGTGGCGCACCCAGGCGCGGATGATCTGGCGGGCGGGCCTGCTGCTGCCCGCGGTGGAGCTGGCGGTGCTGACCGCGGCCGGGTTCGGCGTGGTCGCGGGCAGGCTGAGCGTCGGCGACGTGCTGGCCGCGCTGGGGTACGTGGCGCTGGGCATGACGGTGGTCGGCCAGGCGGGCCTGCTCACGGCGCTGCAACGCGCCCGCGCGTCCGCGGCGCGGCTGGAGGAGGTCTTCGACGCGCCCGTGCCCGAACCGTCGCCGCCCGGGTCGGCCACGCCGGGCGAGGTGCGGCTGACCGGGGTGTGCGTGCCGGACGCGCTGCACGACGTGGACCTGACCGTGCCGGCCGGCGCGTTCGTGGCCGTGGTGGGCCGGTCGGGTGCGGGCAAGTCGGCGCTGGCCGCGGTGATCGGCGGGCTGGCCAGGCCCGCGTCCGGCGAGGTGCGGCGCGGCGGGTCGGTCGGGTATGCGTTCGAGCGGCCCGCGCTGGTGGGCACCACGGTCCGGGACGCGGTCCGGTACGGGACGCCGCTGGGCGACGAGGAGGTCCGCGCGGCGTGCCGGGCCGCGCAGGTGCACGACGTGGTGGTGCGGCTGCCGCAGGGCTACGACACGCCGATGTCGGCGGCGCCCATGTCCGGCGGCGAGGCGCAGCGGCTCGGGCTGGCCCGGGCGTTCGTGCGCGACCCGGCCGTGCTGGTGCTCGACGACGCCACGGCCAGCCTGGACACCGTGACGGAGTCCGCGGTGGAGCGCGCGGTGGAGTCGGCGCTGCCCGGCCGCACGCGCGTGGTGGTGACGCACCGGGCGGCGACCGCGCGGCGGGCGGACACCGTGGTGTGGCTGGACGGCGGGCGGGTGCGCGCGGTGGCGCCGCACGAGCGGCTGTGGGACGACGAGGAGTACCGGGCGGTGTTCGGCTGA
- a CDS encoding SapB/AmfS family lanthipeptide: protein MDFILDLQDLETPESTSAMASGGSGGGGSTTASNASLLLPCSHSTVSLLAC, encoded by the coding sequence ATGGACTTCATCCTCGACCTGCAGGACCTGGAGACCCCCGAGTCCACCAGCGCGATGGCGTCGGGCGGCAGCGGCGGCGGCGGCAGCACCACCGCCTCCAACGCCTCCCTGCTGCTCCCCTGCAGCCACTCCACCGTGAGCCTGCTGGCCTGCTGA
- the lanKC gene encoding class III lanthionine synthetase LanKC, whose translation MDLRYEAYCFADRLFYDVQSQDETALDDFSQVLPALPAGWSQGDRNIWRHLHPEGVVLPKQGWKIHVSATVLNAGEVLLKSYEYLVGRRIPFKYLRTQGIVLARNSKYAPREGSGKLITIYPADEAELERTLVELSEILKGQPGAYILSDLRYGAGPLFVRYGGFVEQWLEQDGKRVLAIEGPDGSLVPDRRKPVFWVPDWVELPACLREHLAARRAGSAEEFPYRVVRSLHFSNGGGVYEAIRKSDERRVVLKEARPHAGLDRQNVDAVTRLRREHATLTRVAGVPGVPEVFELFTAWEHEFLAMAEVPGRPLGQWLGHNYPLTHHEVTDEAVAAYTERALKLVADVERIIAQVHERGVVFCDLHPLNVLVDEDDSVSLIDFELAFGIEEDGKPTLGAPGFQAPPDRTGFEIDDHALAALRLYVFLPLNAVVELSPVKLRSHVDFIRRRFGLPDEYCDRIVEVLSPRVDPPTGPATTALDVPEPDWPVVRKMIAAAILASATPHRADRLFPGDVEQFEVGGAGFGHGAAGVLHALDVSGQGRFPDHERWLLEAVRRDPPKEPGFFTGAHGIAHVLENFGHRDLAGELVGSYAQMVPGTKDHGLSAGLAGIGLNLLHFAGTRGEEGYAARALELGERLDAALAGAEPPGDKARAGLEHGWSGPALLFLRLFEHSGDRRWLDAGVRALERDLAETMTALDGSTQVRDGNFRTLPYVGVGSAGIALVLNEFRLVAPDLPVVARLPELVAGTTGEFVIHPALMLGRAGLLATLAHAGGPRHAIDRHLAALAWHAVPHQGGLAFPGIQLRRLSMDLNTGGAGVLLALGAAVDGTPVLPFLKAPTLPGR comes from the coding sequence ATGGATCTCCGCTATGAGGCTTACTGCTTCGCGGACCGCCTCTTCTACGACGTGCAAAGCCAGGACGAAACAGCCCTCGACGATTTCTCGCAGGTGCTGCCCGCGCTGCCCGCGGGCTGGTCCCAGGGCGACCGCAACATCTGGCGCCACCTGCACCCGGAGGGCGTGGTCCTGCCCAAGCAGGGCTGGAAGATCCACGTCTCGGCGACCGTGCTGAACGCGGGCGAGGTGCTGCTCAAGTCCTACGAGTACCTGGTCGGGCGCCGCATCCCGTTCAAGTACCTGCGCACCCAGGGAATCGTCCTCGCCCGGAATTCCAAGTACGCCCCGCGCGAGGGCAGCGGCAAGCTGATCACCATTTACCCGGCCGACGAAGCCGAACTGGAGCGCACCCTCGTCGAGCTGTCGGAGATCCTGAAGGGCCAGCCGGGCGCGTACATCCTCAGCGACCTCCGCTACGGCGCCGGCCCGCTGTTCGTCCGCTACGGCGGTTTCGTCGAGCAGTGGCTGGAGCAGGACGGCAAGCGCGTGCTGGCCATCGAGGGCCCGGACGGCTCGCTCGTGCCCGACCGGCGCAAGCCGGTGTTCTGGGTGCCGGACTGGGTCGAGCTGCCCGCCTGCCTGCGCGAGCACCTGGCCGCCCGCCGCGCGGGCAGCGCCGAGGAGTTCCCCTACCGGGTGGTCCGCTCGCTGCACTTCTCCAACGGCGGCGGCGTCTACGAGGCGATCCGCAAGTCCGACGAGCGGCGGGTCGTGCTCAAGGAGGCCCGGCCGCACGCGGGCCTGGACCGGCAGAACGTCGACGCGGTCACCCGCCTGCGCCGCGAGCACGCCACCCTGACCCGGGTCGCGGGCGTGCCGGGCGTGCCCGAGGTCTTCGAGCTGTTCACCGCCTGGGAGCACGAGTTCCTGGCGATGGCCGAGGTCCCCGGCCGCCCGCTCGGCCAGTGGCTGGGCCACAACTACCCGCTCACCCACCACGAGGTCACCGACGAGGCCGTCGCCGCCTACACCGAGCGCGCGCTGAAGCTGGTCGCCGACGTGGAGCGGATCATCGCGCAGGTGCACGAGCGCGGCGTGGTGTTCTGCGACCTGCACCCCCTCAACGTCCTGGTGGACGAGGACGACTCGGTCTCGCTGATCGACTTCGAGCTGGCGTTCGGCATCGAGGAGGACGGCAAGCCGACGCTGGGCGCGCCGGGCTTCCAGGCGCCGCCGGACCGCACCGGCTTCGAGATCGACGACCACGCCCTGGCCGCGCTGCGCCTCTACGTCTTCCTGCCGCTCAACGCCGTGGTCGAGCTGTCGCCGGTGAAGCTGCGCTCCCACGTCGACTTCATCCGCCGCCGCTTCGGCCTGCCCGACGAGTACTGCGACCGGATCGTCGAGGTGCTCTCGCCCCGCGTCGACCCGCCGACGGGTCCCGCGACGACCGCGCTGGACGTGCCCGAGCCGGACTGGCCGGTGGTGCGCAAGATGATCGCCGCGGCGATCCTGGCCAGCGCCACCCCGCACCGCGCCGACCGCCTGTTCCCGGGCGACGTGGAGCAGTTCGAGGTCGGCGGCGCGGGCTTCGGCCACGGCGCGGCGGGCGTGCTGCACGCGCTGGACGTCAGCGGCCAGGGCCGGTTCCCCGACCACGAGCGGTGGCTGCTGGAGGCGGTGCGCCGCGACCCGCCGAAGGAGCCCGGCTTCTTCACCGGCGCCCACGGCATCGCGCACGTGCTGGAGAACTTCGGCCACCGCGACCTGGCGGGCGAGCTGGTGGGCTCCTACGCGCAGATGGTGCCCGGGACCAAGGACCACGGCCTGAGCGCGGGCCTGGCCGGCATCGGCCTCAACCTGCTGCACTTCGCCGGCACCCGCGGCGAGGAGGGCTACGCGGCGCGGGCGCTGGAGCTGGGCGAACGGCTCGACGCGGCGCTGGCGGGGGCCGAACCGCCCGGCGACAAGGCCCGCGCGGGCCTGGAGCACGGCTGGTCCGGCCCGGCGCTGCTGTTCCTGCGGCTGTTCGAGCACTCCGGCGACCGGCGCTGGCTCGACGCGGGCGTCCGGGCGCTGGAGCGGGACCTGGCCGAGACGATGACCGCGCTGGACGGCTCCACGCAGGTCCGCGACGGCAACTTCCGCACCCTGCCCTACGTGGGTGTCGGCAGCGCCGGCATCGCCCTGGTGCTCAACGAGTTCCGCCTGGTCGCGCCGGACCTCCCGGTCGTGGCGCGGCTGCCCGAGCTGGTCGCGGGCACGACCGGCGAGTTCGTCATCCACCCCGCCCTGATGCTGGGCCGGGCGGGCCTGCTGGCCACGCTCGCCCACGCGGGCGGGCCGCGGCACGCGATCGACCGGCACCTGGCCGCGCTGGCCTGGCACGCCGTGCCCCACCAGGGGGGCCTGGCGTTCCCCGGCATCCAGCTGCGGCGGCTGTCGATGGACCTCAACACGGGCGGTGCGGGCGTCCTGCTCGCGCTCGGCGCCGCCGTGGACGGCACACCGGTGCTGCCGTTCCTCAAAGCCCCGACCCTCCCGGGTCGGTAG
- a CDS encoding acyl-CoA carboxylase subunit beta codes for MTALASRPANPEADGDLDPRDPEVRLAQLLDPGSIAPLRPRDGSGMYAVRGRINGTRVVAYCSDATRMGGALGSEGCRHIVEAIDTAVRERTPVIGVWHSGGARLPEGVESLDGMGQMFAAMIRASGRVPQISVVVGPAAGGGAYGPALTDVVIMAPAGKVFVTGPDVVRSVTGEQIDMDGLGGAEAHGRKSGVVHVVADDEPDAYARARRITGLFAQPGVFDLHSVPDGEDLRALLPEAPQRAYDVKPLVRAILDSDTFEELQARWAANIVVGLGRLGGRTVGVIANNPIRKGGCLDSLSAEKAARFVRMCDAFGVPLLVLVDVPGYLPGVGQEWDGVVRRGAKLLHAFGEAVVPRVTLVTRKSYGGAYIAMNSRSLGATAVFAWPIAEVAVMGAKAAVGILHRKKLAAVTDPAEREALHTRLVEEHERIAGGVDRALAIGVVDEVIDPTQTRRRLAQALAAAPAGRGAHGNIPL; via the coding sequence ATGACTGCCCTTGCATCCCGACCGGCGAACCCGGAGGCGGATGGCGACCTCGATCCCCGCGACCCGGAGGTCCGGCTGGCCCAGCTGCTGGACCCCGGTTCGATCGCCCCGCTGCGGCCGCGCGACGGCAGCGGCATGTACGCGGTGCGGGGGCGGATCAACGGCACCCGGGTGGTGGCCTACTGCAGCGACGCCACCCGCATGGGTGGCGCGCTGGGGTCCGAGGGCTGCCGGCACATCGTGGAGGCCATCGACACCGCGGTGCGCGAGCGCACCCCGGTGATCGGGGTGTGGCACTCGGGCGGGGCCCGCCTGCCCGAGGGCGTGGAGTCGCTGGACGGCATGGGCCAGATGTTCGCGGCGATGATCCGCGCCTCGGGCCGCGTGCCGCAGATCTCGGTGGTGGTCGGCCCGGCGGCGGGCGGCGGCGCGTACGGGCCGGCGCTCACCGACGTGGTGATCATGGCGCCGGCGGGCAAGGTGTTCGTGACCGGGCCGGACGTGGTGCGGTCGGTGACCGGCGAGCAGATCGACATGGACGGCCTGGGCGGCGCGGAGGCGCACGGCCGCAAGTCCGGCGTGGTCCACGTGGTGGCCGACGACGAGCCCGACGCCTACGCCCGCGCCCGGCGCATCACCGGCCTGTTCGCGCAGCCGGGCGTGTTCGACCTGCACTCGGTGCCCGACGGCGAGGACCTGCGGGCGCTGCTGCCGGAGGCGCCGCAGCGCGCCTACGACGTCAAGCCCCTGGTGCGCGCCATCCTCGACAGCGACACCTTCGAGGAGCTCCAGGCCCGCTGGGCGGCCAACATCGTGGTCGGCCTCGGTCGCCTCGGCGGCCGCACGGTCGGCGTGATCGCCAACAACCCGATCCGCAAGGGCGGCTGCCTGGACTCGCTGTCCGCGGAGAAGGCGGCGCGGTTCGTGCGGATGTGCGACGCGTTCGGCGTCCCGCTGCTGGTGCTCGTGGACGTGCCCGGCTACCTGCCCGGCGTCGGCCAGGAGTGGGACGGCGTGGTGCGGCGCGGCGCCAAGCTGCTGCACGCCTTCGGCGAGGCCGTGGTGCCGCGGGTGACCCTGGTGACCCGCAAGTCCTACGGCGGTGCCTACATCGCGATGAACTCCCGTTCCCTGGGCGCCACGGCGGTGTTCGCGTGGCCGATCGCCGAGGTGGCCGTGATGGGCGCCAAGGCGGCCGTCGGCATCCTGCACCGCAAGAAGCTGGCCGCGGTCACCGACCCGGCCGAGCGCGAGGCCCTGCACACCCGCCTGGTCGAGGAGCACGAGCGCATCGCCGGCGGCGTGGACCGGGCCCTGGCCATCGGCGTGGTCGACGAGGTCATCGACCCCACCCAGACCCGCCGCAGGCTCGCCCAGGCCCTGGCCGCCGCCCCCGCCGGCCGCGGCGCCCACGGCAACATCCCCCTCTGA
- a CDS encoding beta-ketoacyl-[acyl-carrier-protein] synthase family protein, translated as MTNSNEVVVTGLGATTPLGGDVASTWDALLSGRSGVRTLTADFVERFDLPVKIGAPLAVDPTEVLPRVEARRLDRCEQVAVVAARQAWADAGFGEDDVDPERLGVVVGTGIGGAMTLLSQDDLIETSGLRKVSPLTVPMLMPNGPAAHVGLDLKARAGVHAPVSACASGAEALAWAWRMLKSGEADVVVAGGAEACITTITMAGFIQARTMSTRNDDPEGASRPFDVDRDGFVLGEGAGIVVLEREEFARARGARIYARLAGIGTSSDGHHITAADPEGIGQSRAIAAALRTAGVDKADVGHVNCHATSTQVGDVIEPQAVRRAIGDHPVLTAPKGNHGHLLGASGAVEAITTLLSVRDGVVPPTLNLKNQDPRVELEVVTGEPRKIDLVAAVNNSFGFGGHNVSLVFTQV; from the coding sequence ATGACGAATAGCAACGAGGTCGTCGTCACCGGGCTGGGTGCCACCACCCCGCTCGGTGGCGACGTCGCCTCCACCTGGGACGCACTGCTGTCCGGCCGCAGCGGTGTGCGCACGCTCACGGCGGACTTCGTCGAGAGGTTCGACCTGCCGGTGAAGATCGGCGCGCCGCTCGCGGTCGACCCGACCGAGGTGCTGCCGCGCGTCGAGGCCCGCCGGCTCGACCGCTGCGAGCAGGTCGCCGTGGTCGCCGCCCGCCAGGCGTGGGCGGACGCCGGGTTCGGCGAGGACGACGTGGACCCCGAGCGGCTCGGCGTCGTCGTCGGCACCGGCATCGGCGGCGCGATGACGCTGCTGAGCCAGGACGACCTGATCGAGACCTCCGGCCTGCGCAAGGTCTCGCCGCTGACCGTGCCCATGCTCATGCCCAACGGCCCGGCCGCGCACGTCGGCCTGGACCTGAAGGCGCGGGCGGGCGTGCACGCGCCGGTCTCGGCGTGCGCGTCGGGCGCCGAGGCGCTGGCCTGGGCGTGGCGGATGCTCAAGTCGGGCGAGGCGGACGTGGTCGTGGCCGGTGGCGCGGAGGCGTGCATCACCACGATCACCATGGCGGGCTTCATCCAGGCCCGGACCATGAGCACCCGCAACGACGACCCCGAGGGCGCGTCCCGGCCGTTCGACGTCGACCGCGACGGCTTCGTGCTCGGCGAGGGCGCTGGCATCGTGGTGCTGGAGCGCGAGGAGTTCGCCCGGGCGCGCGGCGCGCGGATCTACGCCAGGCTCGCGGGCATCGGCACCAGCTCCGACGGCCACCACATCACCGCGGCCGACCCGGAGGGCATCGGGCAGTCCCGGGCCATCGCGGCGGCGCTGCGCACCGCGGGCGTCGACAAGGCCGACGTGGGCCACGTGAACTGCCACGCCACCTCCACGCAGGTGGGCGACGTGATCGAGCCGCAGGCGGTGCGCCGGGCGATCGGCGACCACCCGGTGCTCACCGCGCCGAAGGGCAACCACGGGCACCTGCTGGGCGCCTCGGGCGCGGTGGAGGCGATCACCACGCTGCTGTCGGTCCGCGACGGGGTGGTGCCGCCCACGCTCAACCTGAAGAACCAGGACCCGAGGGTCGAGCTGGAGGTCGTCACCGGCGAACCGCGCAAGATCGATCTCGTCGCGGCGGTGAACAACTCCTTCGGTTTCGGCGGCCACAACGTCTCGCTCGTCTTCACCCAGGTCTGA
- a CDS encoding acyl carrier protein, translated as MSNADIQKGLAEIVEEVAGVEAADVTADKSFVDDLDIDSLSMVEIAVQAEDKFGVKIPDDELANLKTVGDAVNYIAANA; from the coding sequence GTGAGCAACGCGGACATCCAGAAGGGACTCGCCGAGATCGTCGAGGAGGTCGCCGGCGTCGAGGCGGCCGACGTGACGGCCGACAAGTCCTTTGTGGACGACCTGGACATCGACTCGCTGTCCATGGTGGAGATCGCCGTGCAGGCCGAGGACAAGTTCGGCGTGAAGATCCCGGACGACGAGCTGGCCAACCTCAAGACCGTGGGCGATGCGGTGAACTACATCGCCGCCAACGCATGA
- a CDS encoding beta-ketoacyl-ACP synthase III has translation MTNLAVPTGPAGSRIIGLGSYQPDTVVSNHDLSLRMDTSDEWIRERVGIANRRFAKPDELLVDMAVEAGAKAVADAGLAPSDIGAVIVATCTMPSPIPNAAAQVADRIGVKAAPAFDLNAACAGFCYALGTASDLVRAGTARHVLVIGAEKLTDWVDPLDRSTAIIFADGAGAAVVGPADEPGIGAVAWGSAGDLVDTIHIKDRDSFIFQEGQAVFRWATTQIAPVALRAVELAGIDVSDVDVFVPHQANLRIIEAIAKRLRAKGAREDLVIARDIVDSGNTSSASIPLALDHMRAAGEVRSGDVALLVGFGAGLSYAGQVVRLP, from the coding sequence ATGACGAACCTCGCCGTCCCCACCGGTCCCGCGGGCAGCCGCATCATCGGCCTGGGCAGCTACCAGCCCGACACGGTGGTCAGCAACCACGACCTGTCCCTGCGCATGGACACCTCCGACGAGTGGATCCGCGAGCGCGTCGGCATCGCCAACCGCCGGTTCGCCAAGCCGGACGAGCTGCTGGTCGACATGGCCGTGGAGGCCGGCGCCAAGGCCGTGGCCGACGCGGGGCTGGCCCCGTCCGACATCGGCGCGGTCATCGTGGCCACCTGCACCATGCCGTCGCCGATCCCCAACGCCGCGGCGCAGGTCGCCGACCGGATCGGGGTCAAGGCCGCGCCCGCGTTCGACCTGAACGCCGCGTGCGCGGGCTTCTGCTACGCCCTGGGCACCGCCTCCGACCTGGTCCGCGCGGGCACCGCCCGGCACGTGCTGGTGATCGGCGCCGAGAAGCTGACCGACTGGGTGGACCCGCTGGACCGGTCCACCGCGATCATCTTCGCCGACGGCGCGGGCGCCGCGGTGGTGGGACCGGCCGACGAGCCGGGCATCGGCGCGGTGGCGTGGGGCAGCGCGGGCGACCTGGTGGACACGATCCACATCAAGGACCGCGACTCGTTCATCTTCCAGGAGGGCCAGGCGGTCTTCCGCTGGGCCACCACGCAGATCGCGCCGGTCGCGCTGCGGGCCGTCGAGCTGGCGGGCATCGACGTGTCCGACGTCGACGTGTTCGTGCCGCACCAGGCGAACCTGCGGATCATCGAGGCCATCGCCAAGCGGCTGCGCGCCAAGGGTGCGCGTGAAGACCTCGTGATCGCACGTGACATCGTGGACTCCGGCAACACCTCGTCCGCGTCGATCCCGCTCGCGCTGGACCACATGCGCGCGGCGGGTGAGGTGCGCAGCGGTGACGTGGCGCTGCTCGTCGGCTTCGGGGCCGGCCTGTCCTACGCCGGGCAGGTCGTCCGGCTGCCGTGA
- a CDS encoding ACP S-malonyltransferase, with protein MIALLAPGQGSQTPGMLTPWLDVEGAAERVAKWSEATGLDLLRLGTTADADEIKDTAITQPLVVALALLAHEELRRRVELPADTVIAGHSVGELAAAAIAGVLGADDAVALAAVRGAEMAAACALAPTGMVAVLGGEPDEVLARLDELGLVGANRNGAGQVVAAGPLDALDKLVEQPPDRAKVRRLQVAGAFHTRYMAPAEDALRVRAAGIAVSDPVLPLLSNADGAVVTDGAEVLDRLVSQVTRPVRWDACQATLAGRGVTAVVELPPAGALTGLAKRELKGTATLALKTPAHLDGVAELLAAAETAGTGVSR; from the coding sequence GTGATCGCCCTCCTCGCCCCCGGACAGGGGTCGCAGACACCCGGCATGCTCACCCCCTGGCTCGACGTCGAGGGGGCTGCCGAGCGCGTCGCGAAGTGGTCCGAAGCGACCGGCCTGGACCTGCTCCGCCTGGGCACGACGGCCGACGCGGACGAGATCAAGGACACCGCGATCACCCAGCCGCTGGTGGTCGCCCTGGCCCTGCTCGCCCACGAGGAGCTGCGGCGACGCGTCGAGCTGCCCGCCGACACGGTCATCGCCGGCCACTCCGTCGGCGAGCTGGCCGCCGCCGCGATCGCGGGCGTCCTCGGCGCCGACGACGCGGTCGCGCTGGCCGCCGTGCGCGGTGCCGAGATGGCCGCCGCGTGCGCGCTCGCCCCCACCGGCATGGTCGCCGTGCTCGGCGGCGAACCGGACGAGGTGCTGGCGCGCCTGGACGAGCTGGGCCTGGTCGGCGCCAACCGCAACGGCGCCGGGCAGGTGGTCGCCGCCGGCCCGTTGGACGCCCTCGACAAGCTGGTCGAACAACCACCCGACCGGGCGAAGGTCCGCAGGCTCCAGGTCGCGGGCGCGTTCCACACCCGGTACATGGCGCCCGCCGAGGACGCGCTGCGCGTGCGCGCCGCCGGGATCGCCGTGTCCGACCCGGTGCTGCCGCTGCTGTCCAACGCCGACGGCGCGGTGGTCACCGACGGCGCCGAGGTGCTGGACCGCCTGGTCTCCCAGGTGACCCGCCCGGTGCGCTGGGACGCCTGCCAGGCGACCCTGGCCGGGCGCGGCGTCACCGCGGTGGTGGAGCTGCCGCCCGCCGGCGCGCTGACCGGCCTGGCCAAGCGCGAGCTGAAGGGCACCGCCACGCTCGCCCTCAAGACCCCCGCGCACCTCGACGGCGTCGCCGAGCTGCTCGCCGCCGCCGAGACCGCCGGGACGGGGGTGTCCCGATGA